Proteins co-encoded in one Puntigrus tetrazona isolate hp1 chromosome 20, ASM1883169v1, whole genome shotgun sequence genomic window:
- the prg4b gene encoding proteoglycan 4b isoform X1, with translation MAPYLSLLLLFAYASTGSSDPNSCRGRCGEGYYRGSLCQCDYECLGLNECCTDFTQLCTTKDSCKGRCGEPFHRGNPCHCDIDCVSYTQCCPDYENMCLVEDTALKPRNTATARIANLCLNIKNKKPTETSNEEMTNDEGIGEAEEVTTPEDESESTPSEGLDASSTLPADENPIESPSSTATEGPTNSESTEGPTSTKPEGPTSLEPTEGSSSTTPEGPSSSEPVLEPTELPSIAAPTEGPISSETTEDQPSAAPTEGPPVPATTVGPTSSEPTEPPSSAATTEGPTSSETTDGPSSAATTESPTFSETTEGPSTTAPTDVPLSAEPTDVPLSAEPTDGPSSTAQTLGLPSAAPAEGPSSLMPTENPTSTGPTSQSEEPKESLKDPITTPVPKKTLSTPAPVKPTKKPIKPSVDNDKSEPKEPLKDPTDLVPIKLEEKPLKPSSDKNGKTDSNKDYQADDYDTNLCSGRPVSGLTTLRNGTIVVFRGHYFWTLDKQRNPDPPQLITQVWGIPSPIDTVYTRCNCQGKTYFFKGRNYWRFENGMMDPGFPKPISQGFGQIGHITAALSIPEYRSRKESVIFFKRGGMAQKYTYQVTPKCGKKPRISVYTVRTRARRQADAALGQVISISKTWKGFPTVVTSSVSVPSRVKEGYKYYVFSPNKYYSMKMEREKPVILKPAVGPKENSATSFFKCPEKLRH, from the exons ATGGCTCCATATCTGTCCTTACTGCTGCTGTTTGCATACGCCTCCACTGGCTCTTCAGATCCAA ATAGCTGCAGGGGCCGTTGTGGAGAAGGCTATTACAGAGGAAGTTTGTGCCAGTGTGACTACGAGTGCCTGGGCTTAAACGAGTGCTGTACAGACTTTACACAGTTGTGTACTACAA AGGACTCATGCAAAGGACGCTGTGGGGAGCCTTTTCATAGAGGCAATCCATGTCACTGTGATATCGACTGTGTCTCATATACTCAGTGCTGCCCTGATTATGAGAACATGTGCTTGGTAGAAG ATACTGCCTTAAAGCCAAGAAACACTGCCACCGCAAGGATCGCTAACTTATGCCTAAacataaagaataaaaagcCTACAG AAACCTCTAATGAGGAGATGACCAATGATGAAGGGATTGGTG AGGCAGAAGAGGTAACGACCCCTGAAGATGAGAGTGAGTCTACACCTTCGGAGGGCCTTG ATGCGAGCAGCACACTCCCTGCTGATGAGAACCCAATAGAAAGTCCATCAAGCACAGCAACAGAGGGTCCTACTAACTCAGAATCAACAGAAGGCCCAACAAGCACAAAACCAGAGGGTCCTACTAGCTTAGAACCAACAGAAGGTTCATCAAGCACCACACCAGAAGGTCCTAGTAGCTCAGAACCAGTTTTGG AACCAACAGAACTTCCATCAATCGCAGCACCAACAGAAGGTCCTATAAGCTCAGAAACAACAGAAGATCAACCAAGTGCAGCACCAACAGAGGGTCCACCGGTTCCAGCAACAACAGTGGGTCCAACTAGCTCAGAACCAACAGAACCTCCATCAAGTGCAGCAACAACAGAGGGTCCTACTAGCTCAGAAACAACAGATGGTCCATCAAGTGCAGCAACAACAGAGAGTCCTACTTTCTCAGAAACAACCGAAGGTCCATCAACCACAGCACCAACAGATGTTCCATTAAGCGCAGAACCAACAGATGTTCCATTAAGTGCAGAACCAACAGATGGTCCATCAAGCACAGCACAAACTCTAGGTCTTCCAAGTGCAGCACCAGCAGAAGGTCCTTCAAGCTTAATGCCAACAGAGAATCCTACTAGCACAGGACCAACATCACAGAGTGAGGAACCAAAAGAATCTCTCAAGGATCCCATAACTACCCCTGTCCCAAAGAAGACACTATCCACTCCTGCTCCAGtgaaaccaacaaaaaaacctATTAAACCTAGCGTAGACAACGACAAATCTGAACCAAAGGAACCTCTTAAGGACCCTACTGATCTTGTTCCAATAAAACTAGAAGAAAAACCTCTTAAACCAAGCTCAGACAAGAATGGCAAAACAGATAGTAATAAAGATTATCAAGCTG atgATTACGACACTAACCTCTGCAGTGGGCGTCCAGTCAGTGGTTTGACTACTCTCAGAAATGGCACCATTGTGGTGTTCAGAG GACATTATTTTTGGACACTGGACAAACAGAGAAATCCTGATCCTCCTCAGTTAATTACACAGGTGTGGGGAATCCCATCTCCCATCGACACGGTTTACACCCGCTGCAACTGCCAGGGCAAAACCTACTTCTTCAAG GGAAGGAACTACTGGAGGTTTGAGAATGGTATGATGGATCCTGGCTTTCCCAAACCCATCAGCCAGGGCTTCGGACAGATCGGGCATATCACAGCTGCTTTATCTATACCCGAGTACAGAAGCAGAAAAGAGTCTGTAATCTTCTTCAAAAGAg GTGGAATGGCACAAAAATACACGTACCAGGTTACTCCAAAATGTGGGAAAAAGCCAAGAATTTCTGTGTATACAGTGAGGACAAGAGCCAGACGACAAGCTG ACGCAGCTCTGGGGCAGGTGATCAGTATCTCAAAAACCTGGAAAGGATTTCCAACAGTGGTCACCTCATCCGTGTCTGTTCCCTCAAGGGTGAAAGAGGGATACAAGTATTACGTATTCTCTCCAA ACAAATATTACAGCATGaaaatggaaagagaaaaacCAGTGATCCTAAAACCTGCTGTTGGTCCAAAGGAAAACTCCGCAACCAGCTTCTTTAAATGCCCAGAAAAATTGaggcattaa
- the prg4b gene encoding proteoglycan 4b isoform X3, with protein sequence MAPYLSLLLLFAYASTGSSDPNSCRGRCGEGYYRGSLCQCDYECLGLNECCTDFTQLCTTKDSCKGRCGEPFHRGNPCHCDIDCVSYTQCCPDYENMCLVEEAEEVTTPEDESESTPSEGLDASSTLPADENPIESPSSTATEGPTNSESTEGPTSTKPEGPTSLEPTEGSSSTTPEGPSSSEPVLEPTELPSIAAPTEGPISSETTEDQPSAAPTEGPPVPATTVGPTSSEPTEPPSSAATTEGPTSSETTDGPSSAATTESPTFSETTEGPSTTAPTDVPLSAEPTDVPLSAEPTDGPSSTAQTLGLPSAAPAEGPSSLMPTENPTSTGPTSQSEEPKESLKDPITTPVPKKTLSTPAPVKPTKKPIKPSVDNDKSEPKEPLKDPTDLVPIKLEEKPLKPSSDKNGKTDSNKDYQADDYDTNLCSGRPVSGLTTLRNGTIVVFRGHYFWTLDKQRNPDPPQLITQVWGIPSPIDTVYTRCNCQGKTYFFKGRNYWRFENGMMDPGFPKPISQGFGQIGHITAALSIPEYRSRKESVIFFKRGGMAQKYTYQVTPKCGKKPRISVYTVRTRARRQADAALGQVISISKTWKGFPTVVTSSVSVPSRVKEGYKYYVFSPNKYYSMKMEREKPVILKPAVGPKENSATSFFKCPEKLRH encoded by the exons ATGGCTCCATATCTGTCCTTACTGCTGCTGTTTGCATACGCCTCCACTGGCTCTTCAGATCCAA ATAGCTGCAGGGGCCGTTGTGGAGAAGGCTATTACAGAGGAAGTTTGTGCCAGTGTGACTACGAGTGCCTGGGCTTAAACGAGTGCTGTACAGACTTTACACAGTTGTGTACTACAA AGGACTCATGCAAAGGACGCTGTGGGGAGCCTTTTCATAGAGGCAATCCATGTCACTGTGATATCGACTGTGTCTCATATACTCAGTGCTGCCCTGATTATGAGAACATGTGCTTGGTAGAAG AGGCAGAAGAGGTAACGACCCCTGAAGATGAGAGTGAGTCTACACCTTCGGAGGGCCTTG ATGCGAGCAGCACACTCCCTGCTGATGAGAACCCAATAGAAAGTCCATCAAGCACAGCAACAGAGGGTCCTACTAACTCAGAATCAACAGAAGGCCCAACAAGCACAAAACCAGAGGGTCCTACTAGCTTAGAACCAACAGAAGGTTCATCAAGCACCACACCAGAAGGTCCTAGTAGCTCAGAACCAGTTTTGG AACCAACAGAACTTCCATCAATCGCAGCACCAACAGAAGGTCCTATAAGCTCAGAAACAACAGAAGATCAACCAAGTGCAGCACCAACAGAGGGTCCACCGGTTCCAGCAACAACAGTGGGTCCAACTAGCTCAGAACCAACAGAACCTCCATCAAGTGCAGCAACAACAGAGGGTCCTACTAGCTCAGAAACAACAGATGGTCCATCAAGTGCAGCAACAACAGAGAGTCCTACTTTCTCAGAAACAACCGAAGGTCCATCAACCACAGCACCAACAGATGTTCCATTAAGCGCAGAACCAACAGATGTTCCATTAAGTGCAGAACCAACAGATGGTCCATCAAGCACAGCACAAACTCTAGGTCTTCCAAGTGCAGCACCAGCAGAAGGTCCTTCAAGCTTAATGCCAACAGAGAATCCTACTAGCACAGGACCAACATCACAGAGTGAGGAACCAAAAGAATCTCTCAAGGATCCCATAACTACCCCTGTCCCAAAGAAGACACTATCCACTCCTGCTCCAGtgaaaccaacaaaaaaacctATTAAACCTAGCGTAGACAACGACAAATCTGAACCAAAGGAACCTCTTAAGGACCCTACTGATCTTGTTCCAATAAAACTAGAAGAAAAACCTCTTAAACCAAGCTCAGACAAGAATGGCAAAACAGATAGTAATAAAGATTATCAAGCTG atgATTACGACACTAACCTCTGCAGTGGGCGTCCAGTCAGTGGTTTGACTACTCTCAGAAATGGCACCATTGTGGTGTTCAGAG GACATTATTTTTGGACACTGGACAAACAGAGAAATCCTGATCCTCCTCAGTTAATTACACAGGTGTGGGGAATCCCATCTCCCATCGACACGGTTTACACCCGCTGCAACTGCCAGGGCAAAACCTACTTCTTCAAG GGAAGGAACTACTGGAGGTTTGAGAATGGTATGATGGATCCTGGCTTTCCCAAACCCATCAGCCAGGGCTTCGGACAGATCGGGCATATCACAGCTGCTTTATCTATACCCGAGTACAGAAGCAGAAAAGAGTCTGTAATCTTCTTCAAAAGAg GTGGAATGGCACAAAAATACACGTACCAGGTTACTCCAAAATGTGGGAAAAAGCCAAGAATTTCTGTGTATACAGTGAGGACAAGAGCCAGACGACAAGCTG ACGCAGCTCTGGGGCAGGTGATCAGTATCTCAAAAACCTGGAAAGGATTTCCAACAGTGGTCACCTCATCCGTGTCTGTTCCCTCAAGGGTGAAAGAGGGATACAAGTATTACGTATTCTCTCCAA ACAAATATTACAGCATGaaaatggaaagagaaaaacCAGTGATCCTAAAACCTGCTGTTGGTCCAAAGGAAAACTCCGCAACCAGCTTCTTTAAATGCCCAGAAAAATTGaggcattaa
- the prg4b gene encoding proteoglycan 4b isoform X2 translates to MAPYLSLLLLFAYASTGSSDPNSCRGRCGEGYYRGSLCQCDYECLGLNECCTDFTQLCTTKDSCKGRCGEPFHRGNPCHCDIDCVSYTQCCPDYENMCLVEETSNEEMTNDEGIGEAEEVTTPEDESESTPSEGLDASSTLPADENPIESPSSTATEGPTNSESTEGPTSTKPEGPTSLEPTEGSSSTTPEGPSSSEPVLEPTELPSIAAPTEGPISSETTEDQPSAAPTEGPPVPATTVGPTSSEPTEPPSSAATTEGPTSSETTDGPSSAATTESPTFSETTEGPSTTAPTDVPLSAEPTDVPLSAEPTDGPSSTAQTLGLPSAAPAEGPSSLMPTENPTSTGPTSQSEEPKESLKDPITTPVPKKTLSTPAPVKPTKKPIKPSVDNDKSEPKEPLKDPTDLVPIKLEEKPLKPSSDKNGKTDSNKDYQADDYDTNLCSGRPVSGLTTLRNGTIVVFRGHYFWTLDKQRNPDPPQLITQVWGIPSPIDTVYTRCNCQGKTYFFKGRNYWRFENGMMDPGFPKPISQGFGQIGHITAALSIPEYRSRKESVIFFKRGGMAQKYTYQVTPKCGKKPRISVYTVRTRARRQADAALGQVISISKTWKGFPTVVTSSVSVPSRVKEGYKYYVFSPNKYYSMKMEREKPVILKPAVGPKENSATSFFKCPEKLRH, encoded by the exons ATGGCTCCATATCTGTCCTTACTGCTGCTGTTTGCATACGCCTCCACTGGCTCTTCAGATCCAA ATAGCTGCAGGGGCCGTTGTGGAGAAGGCTATTACAGAGGAAGTTTGTGCCAGTGTGACTACGAGTGCCTGGGCTTAAACGAGTGCTGTACAGACTTTACACAGTTGTGTACTACAA AGGACTCATGCAAAGGACGCTGTGGGGAGCCTTTTCATAGAGGCAATCCATGTCACTGTGATATCGACTGTGTCTCATATACTCAGTGCTGCCCTGATTATGAGAACATGTGCTTGGTAGAAG AAACCTCTAATGAGGAGATGACCAATGATGAAGGGATTGGTG AGGCAGAAGAGGTAACGACCCCTGAAGATGAGAGTGAGTCTACACCTTCGGAGGGCCTTG ATGCGAGCAGCACACTCCCTGCTGATGAGAACCCAATAGAAAGTCCATCAAGCACAGCAACAGAGGGTCCTACTAACTCAGAATCAACAGAAGGCCCAACAAGCACAAAACCAGAGGGTCCTACTAGCTTAGAACCAACAGAAGGTTCATCAAGCACCACACCAGAAGGTCCTAGTAGCTCAGAACCAGTTTTGG AACCAACAGAACTTCCATCAATCGCAGCACCAACAGAAGGTCCTATAAGCTCAGAAACAACAGAAGATCAACCAAGTGCAGCACCAACAGAGGGTCCACCGGTTCCAGCAACAACAGTGGGTCCAACTAGCTCAGAACCAACAGAACCTCCATCAAGTGCAGCAACAACAGAGGGTCCTACTAGCTCAGAAACAACAGATGGTCCATCAAGTGCAGCAACAACAGAGAGTCCTACTTTCTCAGAAACAACCGAAGGTCCATCAACCACAGCACCAACAGATGTTCCATTAAGCGCAGAACCAACAGATGTTCCATTAAGTGCAGAACCAACAGATGGTCCATCAAGCACAGCACAAACTCTAGGTCTTCCAAGTGCAGCACCAGCAGAAGGTCCTTCAAGCTTAATGCCAACAGAGAATCCTACTAGCACAGGACCAACATCACAGAGTGAGGAACCAAAAGAATCTCTCAAGGATCCCATAACTACCCCTGTCCCAAAGAAGACACTATCCACTCCTGCTCCAGtgaaaccaacaaaaaaacctATTAAACCTAGCGTAGACAACGACAAATCTGAACCAAAGGAACCTCTTAAGGACCCTACTGATCTTGTTCCAATAAAACTAGAAGAAAAACCTCTTAAACCAAGCTCAGACAAGAATGGCAAAACAGATAGTAATAAAGATTATCAAGCTG atgATTACGACACTAACCTCTGCAGTGGGCGTCCAGTCAGTGGTTTGACTACTCTCAGAAATGGCACCATTGTGGTGTTCAGAG GACATTATTTTTGGACACTGGACAAACAGAGAAATCCTGATCCTCCTCAGTTAATTACACAGGTGTGGGGAATCCCATCTCCCATCGACACGGTTTACACCCGCTGCAACTGCCAGGGCAAAACCTACTTCTTCAAG GGAAGGAACTACTGGAGGTTTGAGAATGGTATGATGGATCCTGGCTTTCCCAAACCCATCAGCCAGGGCTTCGGACAGATCGGGCATATCACAGCTGCTTTATCTATACCCGAGTACAGAAGCAGAAAAGAGTCTGTAATCTTCTTCAAAAGAg GTGGAATGGCACAAAAATACACGTACCAGGTTACTCCAAAATGTGGGAAAAAGCCAAGAATTTCTGTGTATACAGTGAGGACAAGAGCCAGACGACAAGCTG ACGCAGCTCTGGGGCAGGTGATCAGTATCTCAAAAACCTGGAAAGGATTTCCAACAGTGGTCACCTCATCCGTGTCTGTTCCCTCAAGGGTGAAAGAGGGATACAAGTATTACGTATTCTCTCCAA ACAAATATTACAGCATGaaaatggaaagagaaaaacCAGTGATCCTAAAACCTGCTGTTGGTCCAAAGGAAAACTCCGCAACCAGCTTCTTTAAATGCCCAGAAAAATTGaggcattaa